The following proteins come from a genomic window of Microbacterium sulfonylureivorans:
- a CDS encoding WhiB family transcriptional regulator has translation MTASQYRSGVPDNWFVDPVQLGVPGVRRQVEGEEDNPLSWQTDALCSQTDPEAFFPEKGGSTRDAKRVCGSCDVRGECLEYALQNDERFGIWGGLSERERRKLKRRAG, from the coding sequence ATGACGGCTTCGCAATACCGTTCTGGCGTTCCCGACAATTGGTTCGTCGATCCGGTCCAGCTCGGAGTTCCGGGCGTACGCCGGCAGGTCGAGGGCGAGGAGGACAATCCTCTCTCCTGGCAGACCGACGCGCTGTGCTCGCAGACCGATCCGGAGGCGTTCTTCCCGGAGAAGGGCGGCTCGACCCGTGACGCCAAGCGCGTCTGCGGCTCGTGCGACGTCCGCGGCGAATGTCTCGAATACGCGCTGCAGAACGACGAGCGCTTCGGGATCTGGGGCGGCCTGAGCGAGCGGGAGCGCCGCAAGCTCAAGCGTCGCGCCGGCTGA
- a CDS encoding ABC transporter ATP-binding protein yields MTTTELAIQVTGLGVRFRRNRRGRRSFKDLFAGASRRSKPNEFWALRDVSFDVKPGESIGVVGRNGQGKSTLLKLVAGVLLPDEGAVAVHGGVAPLIEITGGFVGDLTVRENVRLTAGLHGMPRAEVARRFDGIIEFAELQDSVDTPYKHLSNGMKVRLAFAVVSQLEEPILLVDEVLAVGDKAFREKCYRRIDELLADGRTLFFVSHNDRDLRRFCTRGIYLDKGRLALDGPIAEVLDRYDADYNEG; encoded by the coding sequence ATGACGACCACCGAACTCGCCATCCAGGTCACCGGACTCGGCGTCCGGTTCCGCCGCAATCGCCGCGGGCGCCGCAGCTTCAAAGACCTGTTCGCGGGTGCTTCGCGGCGCAGCAAGCCGAACGAGTTCTGGGCGCTCCGCGACGTCTCGTTCGACGTGAAGCCGGGCGAGTCGATCGGCGTCGTCGGTCGCAACGGCCAGGGCAAGTCCACCCTCCTCAAGCTCGTCGCGGGAGTCCTCCTCCCCGATGAGGGCGCCGTCGCGGTGCACGGGGGCGTCGCACCGCTCATCGAGATCACCGGCGGATTCGTCGGCGACCTCACCGTTCGCGAGAATGTGCGCCTGACGGCGGGGCTGCATGGGATGCCGCGCGCCGAAGTCGCGCGACGGTTCGACGGGATCATCGAGTTCGCCGAACTGCAGGACTCCGTCGACACGCCCTACAAGCACCTCTCCAACGGCATGAAGGTACGACTCGCCTTCGCGGTCGTGTCGCAGCTCGAAGAGCCGATCCTGCTCGTGGACGAGGTGCTCGCCGTCGGCGACAAGGCGTTCCGCGAGAAGTGCTACCGGCGCATCGACGAGCTCCTCGCCGACGGACGGACCCTGTTCTTCGTCAGCCACAACGACCGCGACCTGAGGCGCTTCTGCACGCGCGGGATCTACCTCGACAAGGGGCGCCTCGCGCTGGATGGACCGATCGCGGAAGTCCTCGATCGCTACGACGCCGACTACAACGAGGGCTGA
- a CDS encoding glycosyltransferase has protein sequence MTHILQNVVFPTDRDPDLLPLYVDPETWSVIGDEPVRVSSRAQLGNILGRNSARIMAGRRVSFGTYFNAFPAAYWQHWTTVREVRLTVRTVGPATILVYRSNGSGVRQRIETSEVDGAAETVFDLVLDQYSDGGFIWFDVVADEKSALFEGAEWTTEQEPARTGKASIGITTYNKPDYCIWTLTNLAESDDVLELVDRIFLIDQGDRRVDAQPEFPAVSQALGDTLQIVTQPNLGGSGGFARVMTESLARPETEFVQLMDDDVRLEPESVRRSIVFARYSSVPTIVGAHMFDLLDRPKLHAWAEVVDEEPFMWRALYQDKLPHDFSVSNLRQTPMLHMRLDADYNGWWMCLIPIEAIREVGLPLPAFIKWDDAEFCLRARGAGFPTVSMPGVALWHVSWVGKDDSIDWQAYFHARNRIVAGLLHSTASRGGTLLRHSRRMDMKHLMMMQYYPVALRHRALRDVLSGPSHMRKNLATAMPEARALSSQFPETVVHKDSGVPLRSRRGRVVFKRLSIHKLDNPTGIRLRWFTLSTLVSHWFHAPRPENIEQPEVEFGKGDAHWWRLPVYDSALVSAADGSGKNIYTRDRRQFRQMMIESVRLHSRLRREWPKLSAQYRDAAPELTSLPAWQRTFEENR, from the coding sequence GTGACCCACATCCTCCAGAACGTCGTATTCCCGACCGATCGCGATCCCGATCTCCTGCCGCTCTACGTCGATCCCGAGACATGGTCCGTCATCGGCGACGAGCCGGTCCGGGTGTCCAGCCGCGCGCAGCTCGGCAATATCCTCGGCCGCAACTCGGCGCGGATCATGGCCGGACGCCGCGTCTCGTTCGGCACATACTTCAACGCGTTCCCGGCCGCGTACTGGCAGCACTGGACGACGGTCCGCGAGGTGAGGCTCACGGTTCGCACCGTGGGTCCGGCGACCATCCTCGTCTATCGTTCGAACGGCTCCGGGGTGCGTCAGCGGATCGAGACCAGCGAGGTCGACGGCGCCGCCGAGACGGTCTTCGATCTCGTGCTCGACCAGTACAGCGACGGCGGCTTCATCTGGTTCGATGTCGTCGCCGACGAGAAGAGCGCGCTGTTCGAGGGCGCCGAGTGGACGACGGAGCAGGAGCCGGCACGGACGGGCAAGGCATCCATCGGCATCACGACGTACAACAAGCCGGACTACTGCATCTGGACCCTGACGAACCTCGCCGAGTCCGACGACGTCCTCGAGCTGGTCGATCGGATCTTCCTCATCGACCAGGGCGACCGGCGCGTCGACGCACAGCCCGAGTTCCCCGCGGTCTCACAGGCCCTGGGCGACACGCTTCAGATCGTCACGCAGCCGAACCTGGGCGGCTCGGGCGGCTTCGCCCGGGTCATGACGGAGAGCCTCGCGCGCCCCGAGACCGAGTTCGTGCAGCTGATGGACGACGACGTCCGACTCGAGCCCGAATCCGTCCGTCGCTCGATCGTCTTCGCGCGCTACTCCTCCGTGCCGACCATCGTCGGAGCGCACATGTTCGACCTCCTCGACCGGCCGAAGCTCCACGCGTGGGCCGAGGTCGTCGACGAGGAGCCCTTCATGTGGCGCGCTCTCTACCAGGACAAGCTGCCGCACGACTTCAGCGTCTCGAACCTGCGTCAGACGCCCATGCTCCACATGCGGCTCGACGCGGACTACAACGGCTGGTGGATGTGCCTCATCCCCATCGAGGCCATCCGCGAGGTCGGACTGCCGCTCCCGGCGTTCATCAAGTGGGACGACGCCGAGTTCTGCCTGCGGGCGCGCGGAGCCGGCTTCCCCACGGTCTCGATGCCCGGGGTCGCGCTCTGGCACGTGTCATGGGTCGGCAAGGACGACTCGATCGACTGGCAGGCCTACTTCCACGCGCGCAACAGGATCGTCGCGGGCCTGCTCCACTCCACCGCATCGCGGGGCGGCACGCTGCTGCGCCACAGCCGGCGCATGGACATGAAGCACCTCATGATGATGCAGTACTACCCCGTGGCGCTGCGGCACCGTGCGCTCCGTGACGTGCTCTCCGGGCCCTCGCACATGCGGAAGAACCTCGCCACCGCGATGCCCGAGGCCCGTGCGCTGTCGTCCCAGTTCCCCGAGACCGTCGTCCACAAGGACTCCGGCGTTCCGCTCCGCTCCCGTCGTGGCCGCGTCGTCTTCAAGCGGCTGTCGATCCACAAGCTCGACAACCCGACGGGGATCCGGCTTCGCTGGTTCACGCTGTCGACGCTGGTGTCGCACTGGTTCCACGCCCCGCGGCCCGAGAACATCGAGCAGCCCGAAGTCGAGTTCGGCAAGGGCGACGCGCACTGGTGGCGTCTTCCCGTGTACGACAGCGCCCTCGTGAGCGCTGCCGACGGGTCGGGCAAGAACATCTACACCCGCGATCGCCGGCAGTTCCGCCAGATGATGATCGAGAGCGTCCGCCTCCACAGCCGGCTCCGCCGCGAGTGGCCGAAGCTCTCCGCTCAGTACCGCGATGCGGCGCCCGAACTCACCTCCCTGCCGGCGTGGCAGCGCACGTTCGAGGAGAACCGGTGA
- a CDS encoding ABC transporter permease, with translation MTTAAVGAPGSPRRYAHSLWLLSSRDLKVRYSTSALGYVWSVLDPLVMSAIYWFVFTQIFQRGVGEDPYIVFLIVALLPWVWFNSSVGDFTRAFRKDARLVRSTAIPRSIWINRIVLSKGIEFLCSLPVLVLFVVIAAFTETPVQLNWCLLLFPVAMLLQVMLLVGLGLLVAPLCVLYTDLERTTALILRALFYASPIIYGVNDLPGAFSQLAALNPLSGIFTLYRVGFFPDQWNTLSVVVGALMCAGFLALGLFTFSRLERPLLKEL, from the coding sequence GTGACCACCGCAGCTGTCGGCGCGCCCGGATCGCCGAGGCGGTATGCGCACTCCCTCTGGCTTCTCTCTTCGCGCGATCTGAAGGTGCGGTACTCGACCAGCGCGCTCGGGTACGTGTGGTCGGTGCTCGATCCGCTCGTCATGAGCGCGATCTACTGGTTCGTCTTCACCCAGATCTTCCAGCGCGGGGTCGGCGAAGACCCGTACATCGTCTTCCTGATCGTCGCTCTGCTCCCGTGGGTGTGGTTCAACTCGTCGGTGGGCGACTTCACCCGCGCATTCCGCAAGGACGCGCGACTCGTGCGCTCGACGGCGATCCCGAGATCGATCTGGATCAACCGGATCGTGCTGAGCAAGGGCATCGAGTTCCTGTGCTCGCTCCCGGTGCTCGTGCTCTTCGTCGTCATCGCCGCGTTCACCGAGACGCCGGTGCAGCTCAACTGGTGCCTCCTCCTCTTCCCGGTCGCGATGCTGCTCCAGGTGATGCTGCTCGTCGGCCTCGGGCTGCTCGTCGCCCCGTTGTGCGTGCTCTACACCGATCTGGAGCGCACGACGGCGCTCATCCTGCGGGCGCTCTTCTACGCATCGCCGATCATCTACGGCGTCAACGACCTGCCGGGAGCGTTCTCGCAGCTGGCGGCCCTCAATCCGCTCTCCGGCATCTTCACGCTGTACCGGGTCGGGTTCTTCCCCGACCAGTGGAACACCCTGTCGGTCGTGGTGGGTGCGCTGATGTGCGCCGGCTTCCTCGCTCTCGGGCTGTTCACCTTCAGCCGCCTCGAACGCCCCCTGCTGAAGGAGCTGTGA
- a CDS encoding glycosyltransferase: MTEQHSGSGFDPATATIAIVTYNRSGLLSRLLSSIVEMDPRPGHVVIVDNASTDDTTAVVDSFRDRLGTELVYRRMETNTGGSGGFSEGMRVAYELGSEWIWLMDDDVEVIPDGLAKMGAWAPRFKSIQGRRYDYDGSEFYWQYRLSIPFGIPIPFAPAGFDASGYREMNSGCFEGMFIHRDIVAQIGLPDPRFFIYWDDSVYGWLASRRTTAVIVDEFVLRRTREIRQWDMGIRHLNASSDAYRYYIMRNRGHMKHYFRANGAYRPVRFWLGSGLTFVKELIRLVFVERKVRGTSNLFRGIRDGRKIAKDAAWRPMPPLEAAPAEGQPSL, from the coding sequence GTGACCGAACAGCATTCCGGGAGCGGCTTCGATCCGGCGACCGCCACGATCGCGATCGTCACGTACAACCGCTCCGGCCTCCTTTCGCGGCTGCTGTCGAGCATCGTCGAGATGGACCCCCGCCCCGGCCATGTCGTGATCGTCGACAATGCGTCGACCGACGACACCACCGCGGTCGTCGACTCGTTCCGCGATCGTCTCGGCACCGAGCTCGTCTACCGCCGCATGGAGACGAACACCGGCGGCTCCGGCGGGTTCAGCGAGGGCATGCGCGTCGCGTACGAGCTCGGCTCCGAATGGATCTGGCTCATGGACGACGACGTCGAGGTCATTCCCGACGGCCTCGCCAAGATGGGCGCCTGGGCGCCGCGCTTCAAGAGCATCCAGGGTCGGCGATACGACTATGACGGCAGCGAGTTCTACTGGCAGTACCGCCTCTCGATCCCCTTCGGCATCCCGATCCCGTTCGCGCCCGCCGGCTTCGACGCCTCCGGCTACCGCGAGATGAACTCGGGATGCTTCGAGGGCATGTTCATCCACCGCGACATCGTCGCGCAGATCGGCCTCCCCGACCCGCGGTTCTTCATCTACTGGGACGACTCGGTCTACGGCTGGCTGGCTTCGCGCCGCACGACCGCGGTCATCGTCGATGAGTTCGTGCTCCGCCGGACCCGCGAGATCCGCCAGTGGGACATGGGCATCCGCCACCTCAACGCCTCGAGCGACGCCTACCGGTACTACATCATGCGCAACCGCGGCCACATGAAGCACTACTTCCGGGCGAACGGCGCGTACCGCCCGGTGCGGTTCTGGCTCGGCAGCGGCCTGACGTTCGTCAAGGAGCTCATCCGGCTCGTCTTCGTCGAGCGAAAGGTGCGCGGCACGAGCAACCTGTTTCGCGGCATCCGCGACGGACGGAAGATCGCGAAGGATGCCGCGTGGCGGCCCATGCCGCCCCTGGAGGCCGCGCCCGCCGAGGGTCAGCCCTCGTTGTAG
- a CDS encoding O-antigen ligase family protein, producing the protein MTAPPVHSGWLSALLASASFARAYTIAVLGAVFASFAIERLAGRVTYISIIAGLSVIGIGVLVARRQEISLVRLVPTTLVVFLGWALLSVFWSSDTATSFWSWVTTAALAFLAVVIGHVRDTLQTARALGDVLRGLLAVSLAVEVLSGVLLDIPFPFLGVQGNLAELGPVQGIFGTRNMLGFVAVLALITFLIEYRTQSVRPGMSIASVVLAGGLAALSDSPTVLVLAVGVGLVVGALAWVRHTRPEHRAALQLALGAVVVVGVFVGYFARHPIIAWLGAGTDFSMRVNLWNLMVDLVRSHPVEGWGWFGAWSPREQPFWYINYILDASHATGLNAYFDVLLQLGWVGLILFVALAAIALVRSWLAASERKSVIYAWTPLILVAILIDSMFESFALVGIGWLMLVLCAVRAGLSRSWRERIDAAGEPGGLPHDTTAG; encoded by the coding sequence GTGACGGCGCCCCCCGTGCACTCCGGCTGGCTCAGCGCGCTGCTGGCCTCGGCGTCTTTCGCCCGCGCCTACACGATCGCCGTGCTCGGCGCCGTCTTCGCCTCGTTCGCGATCGAGCGTCTGGCCGGCCGCGTCACCTACATCTCCATCATCGCCGGGCTGAGCGTCATCGGCATCGGCGTGCTCGTCGCCCGCCGGCAGGAGATCTCCCTCGTCAGGCTGGTGCCCACCACCCTGGTCGTCTTCCTCGGATGGGCGCTGCTGAGCGTCTTCTGGAGCTCGGACACCGCGACCTCCTTCTGGAGCTGGGTGACCACCGCAGCGCTCGCCTTCCTCGCGGTCGTCATCGGGCACGTGCGCGACACGCTGCAGACCGCCCGAGCCCTCGGTGACGTGCTGCGGGGCCTGCTGGCCGTCTCGCTCGCCGTCGAGGTGCTGTCGGGCGTGCTGCTCGACATCCCCTTCCCGTTCCTCGGCGTGCAGGGGAACCTGGCGGAGCTCGGCCCGGTGCAAGGCATCTTCGGCACGCGCAACATGCTCGGCTTCGTCGCCGTGCTGGCGCTCATCACGTTCCTGATCGAATACCGGACGCAGTCGGTGCGCCCCGGGATGTCCATCGCCTCGGTGGTGCTCGCCGGCGGCCTCGCCGCGCTGAGCGACTCCCCCACGGTCCTGGTCCTCGCGGTCGGCGTGGGCCTCGTCGTCGGTGCGCTCGCCTGGGTGCGCCACACCCGGCCCGAGCACAGGGCCGCCCTTCAGCTCGCCCTCGGCGCCGTCGTGGTCGTCGGGGTGTTCGTGGGCTACTTCGCACGGCACCCGATCATCGCCTGGCTGGGCGCAGGGACCGACTTCTCGATGCGCGTGAACCTGTGGAACCTCATGGTCGACCTCGTCCGGTCGCATCCGGTGGAGGGCTGGGGCTGGTTCGGGGCGTGGAGCCCGCGGGAGCAGCCGTTCTGGTACATCAACTACATACTCGACGCATCGCACGCGACCGGGCTCAACGCGTACTTCGACGTGCTGCTGCAGCTGGGCTGGGTGGGCCTCATCCTGTTCGTCGCCCTCGCGGCGATCGCCCTCGTCCGATCGTGGCTCGCCGCCAGCGAGCGCAAATCCGTGATCTATGCCTGGACGCCGCTCATCCTGGTGGCGATCCTCATCGACTCGATGTTCGAGAGCTTCGCGCTCGTCGGGATCGGCTGGCTCATGCTCGTCCTCTGCGCCGTGCGCGCAGGTCTGTCGCGGTCCTGGCGGGAGCGGATCGACGCAGCGGGCGAGCCCGGCGGACTGCCGCACGACACGACTGCGGGGTGA
- the rfbA gene encoding glucose-1-phosphate thymidylyltransferase RfbA, whose product MKGILLAGGSGTRLHPITLGVSKQLIPVYDKPMIYYPLSTLMLAGITEILVITTPHDAEQFERLLGDGSQFGVKLTFARQPSPDGLAQAFTIGADFIGADKVALALGDNLLYGPGLGTQLKRFADVEGAAIFAYWVAEPSAYGVVEFDAGGTVISLEEKPVNPTSSYAVPGLYFYDNDVVDIARALSPSPRGEYEITDINRTYLERGALQVEVLPRGTAWLDTGTFDQMTDAADYVRTVQRRTGLSIGVPEEVAWREGLLSDADVRSRAEKLLKSGYGDYLLETLDRGM is encoded by the coding sequence GTGAAGGGCATCCTCCTCGCCGGCGGTTCCGGCACCCGGCTCCACCCGATCACCCTCGGCGTATCGAAACAGCTCATCCCGGTCTACGACAAGCCGATGATCTATTACCCCCTGTCGACTCTCATGCTCGCGGGGATCACAGAGATCCTGGTCATCACCACACCCCATGACGCTGAGCAGTTCGAACGTCTCCTCGGCGACGGTTCGCAGTTCGGCGTGAAGCTCACCTTCGCCCGCCAGCCTTCACCCGACGGGCTCGCGCAGGCCTTCACGATCGGTGCCGACTTCATCGGCGCAGACAAGGTCGCACTCGCACTGGGCGACAATCTGCTCTACGGCCCCGGGCTGGGCACGCAGCTCAAGCGCTTCGCCGATGTCGAGGGGGCCGCCATCTTCGCCTATTGGGTCGCGGAGCCGTCTGCGTACGGCGTCGTCGAGTTCGACGCGGGAGGGACGGTGATCTCCCTCGAAGAGAAGCCCGTCAATCCGACGAGCAGCTACGCCGTGCCCGGACTCTATTTCTACGACAACGACGTCGTAGACATCGCACGCGCGCTTTCACCGAGTCCGAGGGGTGAGTACGAGATCACCGACATCAATCGCACCTATCTGGAACGGGGGGCACTTCAGGTCGAGGTCCTTCCCCGCGGCACGGCGTGGCTCGATACGGGCACGTTCGATCAGATGACGGATGCCGCGGACTATGTGCGAACCGTCCAGCGGCGAACGGGACTCAGCATCGGAGTGCCTGAGGAGGTCGCGTGGCGTGAGGGGCTCCTGAGCGACGCCGACGTACGGTCCCGGGCGGAGAAGCTTCTCAAGTCGGGCTATGGCGACTACCTCCTCGAGACGCTCGATCGGGGGATGTGA
- the glf gene encoding UDP-galactopyranose mutase, which yields MDLLVVGSGFFGLTIAERAAASGRKVTVIDRRHHIGGNAYSEDEPTTGIEVHRYGAHLFHTSNPGVWEYVNRFTSFTSYVHRVYTNHKGVVFPLPINLGTINQFFQAAYTPDEAKALVHELAGEFDVKDAANLEEKGIALIGRPLYEAFIRDYTAKQWQTDPKELPAEIISRLPVRYNYDNRYFNDTWEGLPTDGYTAWIERMADHPNIEVRLDTDFFDESQPFSKQATVGQLPVVYTGPVDRYFDYAEGALSWRTLDFEEEVLEVGDFQGTPVMNYADADVPYTRIHEFKHFHPERADRYPTDKTVVMREFSRFATREDEPYYPVNTPEDRAGLLSYRELAQGEKDVLFGGRLGTYQYLDMHMAIGSALSMWNNQLA from the coding sequence ATGGATCTCCTCGTCGTCGGCTCCGGCTTCTTCGGCCTCACGATCGCGGAACGCGCCGCGGCATCCGGCCGCAAGGTCACGGTGATCGATCGCCGTCACCACATCGGCGGCAACGCCTACAGCGAGGACGAGCCCACCACCGGCATCGAGGTGCACCGCTACGGGGCGCACCTGTTCCACACCTCCAACCCGGGCGTGTGGGAGTACGTCAACAGGTTCACCTCGTTCACGAGCTACGTGCACCGCGTCTACACGAACCACAAGGGCGTGGTGTTCCCGCTGCCGATCAACCTCGGCACGATCAACCAGTTCTTCCAGGCGGCGTACACCCCGGACGAGGCGAAGGCTCTCGTGCACGAGCTCGCCGGCGAGTTCGACGTGAAGGACGCCGCCAACCTCGAGGAGAAGGGCATCGCGCTGATCGGCCGCCCCCTGTACGAGGCGTTCATCCGCGACTACACCGCGAAGCAGTGGCAGACCGACCCGAAGGAGCTGCCGGCCGAGATCATCAGCCGCCTCCCGGTCCGCTACAACTACGACAACCGGTACTTCAACGACACGTGGGAAGGCCTTCCGACCGACGGCTACACGGCGTGGATCGAGCGGATGGCAGACCACCCGAACATCGAGGTCAGGCTCGACACCGACTTCTTCGACGAATCGCAGCCCTTCAGCAAGCAGGCGACCGTCGGACAGCTCCCGGTCGTGTACACCGGTCCGGTCGACCGCTACTTCGACTACGCCGAGGGCGCGCTGTCCTGGCGCACGCTCGACTTCGAGGAGGAGGTGCTCGAGGTCGGGGACTTCCAGGGCACCCCGGTGATGAACTACGCGGACGCGGATGTCCCGTACACGCGCATCCACGAGTTCAAGCACTTCCACCCCGAGCGCGCCGATCGCTATCCGACCGACAAGACGGTGGTGATGCGCGAGTTCTCGCGCTTCGCGACCCGCGAGGACGAGCCCTACTACCCGGTCAACACGCCCGAGGACCGCGCGGGCCTGCTCTCGTACCGGGAGCTCGCCCAGGGTGAGAAGGACGTCCTGTTCGGCGGGCGCCTCGGCACGTACCAGTACCTCGACATGCATATGGCCATCGGGTCGGCCCTGTCGATGTGGAACAACCAGCTGGCGTGA
- a CDS encoding O-antigen ligase family protein, which yields MAVHSKHPASAPPAAPVREKTGHLMLRGWCIFALFMALSGTAWIHAFGELTTAVITIAGGVFSVVLWFLIRPPVQWRRLPWFVVAFVSWATLSLLWSAWPQTTALTLLLLWITTIQALFVGSVLTWRELVRAVASALKWVIALSLLFELWVSVFVQAPILPGFVVDKADDPIEYWSRNNLFDWGERIQGIMGNANLLGPVALLAVIVFAIRIASGAPRRGLLWAWIALSAYLFYRASSATAYVAAAGVVIVLVTVLLMRRTRKPGERTWYYVGYAVVGIGGLTTLYLLRDTIFTALGRNSDLTGREAIWEDVLARAAERPWAGWGYATPWAPWDPAFDGWITDHGQTVLQAHNMWVDIRMQLGWIGVVLLGIMYLAFVWRSWFFAVDRPRWDLRDDRPYSAITLLPTLIGAIVLVQGLAESSPLLLWGWMFVVMLGAKIKQSPHVGVGPAEQSAAIERGEPAKQAT from the coding sequence ATGGCCGTCCACTCGAAGCATCCCGCGTCGGCACCGCCCGCCGCCCCGGTCCGTGAGAAGACGGGCCACCTCATGCTGCGCGGGTGGTGCATCTTCGCCCTGTTCATGGCCCTCTCGGGCACGGCGTGGATCCACGCTTTCGGCGAGCTGACGACGGCCGTGATCACGATCGCCGGCGGAGTCTTCTCGGTGGTCCTCTGGTTCCTGATCCGTCCGCCGGTGCAGTGGCGGCGGCTGCCGTGGTTCGTGGTGGCCTTCGTTTCGTGGGCGACGCTCTCGCTGCTGTGGTCGGCATGGCCTCAGACGACCGCGCTCACGCTCCTGCTCCTGTGGATCACGACGATCCAGGCGCTGTTCGTCGGGAGCGTGCTCACCTGGCGCGAACTCGTGCGGGCCGTGGCATCCGCCCTGAAGTGGGTCATCGCGCTCTCACTCCTGTTCGAGCTGTGGGTGTCGGTCTTCGTGCAGGCGCCGATCCTCCCCGGCTTCGTCGTCGACAAGGCGGACGATCCGATCGAGTACTGGTCGCGCAACAACCTCTTCGATTGGGGCGAGCGCATCCAGGGCATCATGGGCAACGCCAACCTGCTTGGCCCGGTGGCATTGCTCGCCGTCATCGTGTTCGCGATCCGGATCGCATCCGGCGCGCCCCGGCGCGGGCTGCTGTGGGCGTGGATCGCGCTGTCGGCCTACCTCTTCTACCGCGCCTCGTCGGCGACGGCCTACGTCGCGGCGGCCGGCGTGGTGATCGTGCTGGTCACCGTGCTGCTGATGCGTCGCACCCGCAAGCCCGGCGAGCGCACGTGGTACTACGTCGGGTACGCCGTCGTCGGCATCGGCGGCCTCACGACGCTGTACCTGCTGCGCGACACGATCTTCACGGCGCTCGGCCGCAACTCCGATCTGACGGGGCGCGAGGCGATCTGGGAGGACGTGCTCGCCCGCGCCGCCGAGCGACCCTGGGCCGGGTGGGGATACGCGACTCCCTGGGCGCCGTGGGATCCCGCCTTCGACGGCTGGATCACCGACCACGGTCAGACGGTCCTCCAGGCGCACAACATGTGGGTCGACATCCGGATGCAGCTCGGCTGGATCGGCGTCGTGCTGCTCGGCATCATGTACCTCGCATTCGTGTGGCGCTCGTGGTTCTTCGCCGTCGACCGGCCGCGGTGGGACCTCCGCGACGACCGTCCGTACTCGGCCATCACGCTCCTGCCCACCCTCATCGGAGCGATCGTGCTGGTGCAGGGGCTCGCAGAGTCCTCTCCGCTCCTGCTGTGGGGATGGATGTTCGTCGTGATGCTCGGCGCCAAGATCAAGCAGTCGCCCCACGTCGGGGTCGGCCCGGCGGAGCAGAGCGCGGCGATCGAGCGAGGCGAGCCCGCGAAGCAGGCCACGTGA
- the manA gene encoding mannose-6-phosphate isomerase, class I: MLVPLTNDPRDYAWGSTTLLAELEGREPSGRPESEVWFGDHPADPAETPDGRTLDAWLAAEGEVTGAPAHLPYLLKLLAAASPLSIQAHPSKQQAEAGFAREEAAAIARDAADRTYRDANHKPELIVALSEEFRALAGLRDLDSSRRLVRGLGAAARPLAERLEGADASLAAVIGWVLSEEAVDDVREIIGAAAAGGSDEFAAELHLVRAMDEQFPGDPGIVVALLMNLVTLRAGEGLFVPAGVLHAYLSGLGVELMAASDNVLRGGLTPKHIDVAELLTVLDATPGAQPIVRGREVGPGVVRFDVPVADFALERVRVEAGREATLAVGGASIVLATAGAVTVTGASSGTAVSLAPGAAVFVTPDETSLRVVGEGELFIAAPGTDAAPEPSDDSVLI; the protein is encoded by the coding sequence ATGCTCGTGCCGCTGACCAACGACCCGCGCGACTACGCGTGGGGATCGACCACTCTCCTCGCCGAGCTCGAGGGTCGCGAGCCCTCGGGACGGCCCGAGTCGGAGGTGTGGTTCGGCGACCACCCCGCCGACCCGGCCGAGACGCCGGACGGGCGCACGCTCGACGCGTGGCTCGCGGCGGAGGGCGAGGTGACCGGTGCCCCCGCCCACCTGCCGTATCTGCTGAAGCTCCTGGCCGCGGCATCCCCATTGTCCATCCAGGCGCACCCGTCGAAGCAGCAGGCGGAAGCGGGATTCGCGCGCGAGGAGGCCGCGGCCATCGCCCGCGACGCGGCCGACCGCACCTACCGCGACGCGAACCACAAACCCGAGCTCATCGTCGCGCTGAGCGAGGAGTTCCGGGCGCTCGCCGGGTTGCGCGACCTCGACTCCTCGCGGCGCCTCGTCCGGGGCCTCGGGGCAGCGGCCCGCCCGCTCGCCGAGCGTCTGGAGGGTGCGGATGCCTCGCTCGCCGCGGTGATCGGATGGGTGCTGTCCGAGGAGGCCGTCGATGACGTCCGCGAGATCATCGGCGCGGCGGCGGCGGGCGGCTCCGACGAGTTCGCGGCCGAGCTCCACCTCGTCCGCGCCATGGACGAGCAGTTCCCGGGCGATCCGGGCATCGTCGTCGCGCTGCTCATGAACCTGGTCACGCTTCGCGCCGGCGAAGGGCTGTTCGTCCCGGCGGGGGTCCTGCACGCGTATCTGAGCGGGCTCGGCGTCGAGCTGATGGCGGCCAGCGACAACGTGCTGCGCGGCGGACTCACGCCCAAGCACATCGACGTCGCGGAGCTGCTCACGGTGCTCGACGCGACGCCCGGCGCGCAGCCGATCGTGCGCGGTCGCGAGGTCGGCCCCGGCGTCGTCCGGTTCGACGTCCCGGTGGCGGACTTCGCGCTCGAGCGCGTGCGGGTGGAAGCCGGACGCGAGGCGACGCTCGCCGTCGGTGGTGCGTCGATCGTGCTCGCCACGGCGGGCGCGGTGACGGTGACGGGCGCATCGAGCGGCACCGCGGTGTCGCTCGCCCCCGGCGCGGCGGTGTTCGTCACACCCGACGAGACGTCGCTGCGGGTCGTGGGGGAGGGCGAGCTGTTCATCGCTGCGCCCGGCACGGATGCCGCCCCCGAGCCCTCGGATGACTCGGTTCTCATCTGA